The following proteins are co-located in the Dermochelys coriacea isolate rDerCor1 chromosome 4, rDerCor1.pri.v4, whole genome shotgun sequence genome:
- the TTC31 gene encoding tetratricopeptide repeat protein 31 yields the protein PLSWPRQPSPHHVTWPPVQVPRSGQDGRGVDPSTVLAGYGNEAAKRGCFQDAVFFFTEAVKLNPREHRLFGNRSYCYERMQQYDKALRDAHVALSLLPGWPKGFFRKGKALMGLKRYAEAKSTFLELLQLDSSHADAAAQLEVCRVQLILENGFSSFSGERSLLVEPSLGATESQPAGPGEQARSWSLGSSGYAEGDEDGESGFVTITNSRSRGKGPAQQGFRASSRETPARTRHPVAPVHQAREWYAVWVGNVTPRITQKLLRSYFEAFGPIHSVRMLPEKYCAFINYTKKEAAEVAYTALQGAEVEGTKFVLQLKHPDHATPAPGRAGPGNALRPVGREPVRVPPTLECHFWRNAGCSYGADCRFRHLPQSKGLDKKLAQH from the exons CCGCTGTCCTGGCCCAGGCAGCCCAGCCCTCACCATGTTACTTGGCCCCCTGTGCAGGTGCCGAGGTCCGGGCAGGACGGGAGGGGAGTGGATCCCAGCACAGTGCTAGCAG GCTATGGGAACGAGGCGGCAAAGCGGGGCTGCTTCCAGGACGCAGTGTTCTTCTTCACTGAGGCTGTCAAGCTCAACCCTCGGGAGCACAG GCTCTTCGGGAACCGCTCGTACTGCTATGAGAGGATGCAGCAGTATGACAAGGCCCTGCGTGACGCCCACGTGGCCTTGAGCCTCCTACCAGGCTGGCCCAAAGGCTTTTTCCGCAAGGGCAAGGCCCTCATGGGGCTGAAG CGCTACGCTGAGGCCAAAAGCACCTtcttggagctgctgcagctggacAGCTCCCATGCCGACGCAGCTGCCCAGCTGGAAGTCTGCCGGGTGCAGCTCATCCTG GAGAATGGCTTCAGCAGCTTTAGCGGTGAGAGGAGCCTGCTGGTGGAGCCGTCGCTGGGAGCCACAGAGTCCCAGCCGGCAGGGCCTG GTGAGCAGGCCAGGAGCTGGTCCCTGGGCAGCAGTGGTTACGCCGAGGGGGACGAGGATGGGGAGAGCGGGTTTGTGACCATCACTAACTCGCGGAGCCGAGGGAaaggcccagcccagcaggggtTCCGGGCCAGCAGCAGGGAGACCCCAGCTCGCACCAGACACCCTGTAGCCCCTGTGCATCAGGCCAG GGAGTGGTACGCTGTGTGGGTCGGGAACGTCACCCCCAGGATCACCCAGAAGTTGCTGCGCAGCTATTTTGAGGC GTTCGGGCCCATCCACTCGGTGCGGATGCTCCCGGAGAAGTACTGCGCCTTCATCAACTACACCAAGAAGGAGGCAGCGGAGGTGGCCTACACAGCCCTGCAG GGGGCTGAAGTGGAAGGAACCAAGTTTGTGCTGCAGCTGAAGCACCCTGACCATGCCACTCCGGCCCCTGGTAGGGCTGGCCCTGGCAACGCCCTGCGGCCTGTGGGGAG GGAGCCGGTGCGAGTGCCCCCCACCCTGGAGTGCCATTTCTGGCGGAACGCCGGCTGCAGCTACGGGGCCGACTGCCGTTTCCGCCACCTgccccagagcaaggggctggaCAAGAAGCTGGCTCAGCACTAg